From the genome of Phaeodactylum tricornutum CCAP 1055/1 chromosome 13, whole genome shotgun sequence, one region includes:
- a CDS encoding predicted protein: protein MLVLYDYNSNAIHVELMKSKSGAKILAAYQRAHSLFTQQGLQPQIQRLDNKASTALQSFMTANQVDFQLAPPHLHRRNAAERAIRTFKNHFIAGLCSTNPDFPLHLWDCHIPHAILTLNLLQGSRINPTLSAHTQLHGAFDYNCTPLAPPGTRVLVHEKPAVRETWAPHAVEGWYLGPAMNHYRCHRVWITEMRAKRVANMLAWFPSKIPMPTASSTDRALAAARDLVCALQNPSPALPFTPLDANQHQAHTQLAELFALVAARGLFRSRTRSSAPGPAPCLTPTPAQVRFAVPIVTAEHAPALLRVPTLAPPSPRVPPTATYHSRTDNPGRRRRKARQPQP, encoded by the coding sequence ATGCTTGTGTTGTACGACTATAACAGTAATGCCATCCATGTTGAACTCATGAAGAGCAAGTCCGGCGCCAAGATCCTTGCCGCTTACCAACGCGCCCACTCACTCTTCACCCAACAAGGCCTCCAGCCTCAAATCCAGCGTCTAGACAACAAGGCGTCTACCGCTCTCCAGTCCTTTATGACGGCCAACCAGGTCGACTTCCAGTTGGCTCCTCCCCATCTACACCGTCGCAACGCCGCCGAACGCGCAATCCGTACCTTCAAGAATCACTTCATTGCCGGTCTATGCAGTACGAACCCGGATTTTCCGCTTCATCTTTGGGATTGCCACATTCCACACGCTATCCTTACCCTCAATCTCCTCCAAGGCTCCCGCATCAATCCTACCCTCTCGGCCCATACCCAACTCCATGGGGCTTTTGATTATAATTGCACCCCACTTGCCCCTCCCGGCACTCGCGTCCTTGTCCACGAAAAGCCCGCCGTTCGGGAAACTTGGGCACCCCATGCTGTTGAAGGCTGGTACCTTGGCCCTGCCATGAACCACTACCGCTGCCATCGCGTTTGGATCACAGAGATGCGTGCCAAACGTGTTGCCAACATGCTTGCATGGTTCCCCAGTAAGATTCCCATGCCCACCGCCTCCTCCACTGACCgcgccctggccgccgcccgtgaCTTAGTGTGCGCCCTCCAGAATCCCTCTCCCGCCTTGCCGTTTACGCCCCTCGACGCCAACCAACACCAGGCCCATACCCAACTTGCAGAACTCTTTGCTTTGGTTGCTGCCCGGGGCCTCTTCCGCAGCCGCACCCGCTCGAGCGCCCCCGGTCCCGCCCCCTGTCTCACGCCTACCCCTGCTCAGGTCCGCTTTGCCGTTCCAATTGTCACGGCCGAGCATGCCCCTGCCCTTCTGAGGGTGCCCACCCTTGCGCCCCCATCTCCGAGGGTGCCCCCCACAGCCACCTATCACTCTCGCACAGACAATCccggccgccgccgtcgcaaAGCACGCCAGCCCCAACCCTAG
- a CDS encoding predicted protein, with the protein MSPSADFTISDFPHKVLNPIATDTIAPSYASLLLAQRQLSTNASAIPSLNGGGAHGHMALTLTADAYAELSNIPFVIPVAPPADPEPGATQPQITENNQLHKRAVAIHSLYVAVNNALRRQLLDAVPRVYVCDLEHPQFAYSHVTCLDLLDHLWRNFGTISASDLKNNI; encoded by the coding sequence ATGTCCCCGTCTGCCGATTTTACCATCtccgactttcctcacaaagtcctcaaTCCAATCGCCACCGATACCATTGCACCCTCCTATGCGTCGCTTCTCCTGGCCCAACGCCAACTCAGCACCAACGCCTCTGCCATTCCCAGCCTCAACGGCGGTGGGGCTCATGGTCACATGGCCCTGACGCTCACCGCCGATGCGTATGCCGAACTGTCCAACATACCCTTCGTCATCCCCGTTGCTCCCCCTGCCGACCCCGAACCGGGCGCAACGCAACCCCAAATCACGGAGAACAATCAACTCCACAAACGTGCTGTGGCCATCCACAGCCTCTATGTGGCAGTCAACAATGCCCTCCGTCGCCAACTCCTTGACGCCGTCCCTCGCGTCTACGTCTGCGACTTGGAACACCCCCAGTTCGCGTACAGCCACGTCACCTGCCTTGACCTTCTGGACCATCTCTGGCGCAACTTCGGCACCATCTCCGCCTCTGACTTAAAAAACAACATATAG
- the CSN2 gene encoding COP9 SigNalosome subunit 2 (homolog to insect subunit), which produces MEAEFQYTDDEEEQDDAQVELENAYYNSKSLRDDVPAAVASFEHIIAQESAELAKSGSDKTYGPWSFKAMKQLVKLRLRVGDDDEKLMQDYRRLLECIAQGDVSPNAVEKGINGMLERIALAVYDATLQVFHPQTGNTINERLWFKTNLKYGQLLYEMNEANKLEQVLRDLQTNMPPEDSGSASSSTQSMEIYALQIQLYSRQKDHKRLRETFQKAMAVRGGIPHPRTIALIQELGGKTHMASREYNQAEKTFFQAFKSYDEAGDPSRLRCLKYLVLASMLHASAINPFDSQEARPYRDDPEIVAMTNLVQAFHANDIAKFERVLRQNRRTLHDEFINEHVQDLLRTIRTQVLERMVRPYRRISLHALAEQLNHIEISQVESLLTSLILNGTLQGKIDRVDMVL; this is translated from the exons ATGGAAGCAGAGTTCCAGTatacggacgacgaagaggagcaGGACGACGCCCAAGTCGAACTCGAGAACGCCTACTACAACAGCAAATCCCTCCGCGACGACGTCCCCGCTGCCGTGGCGAGCTTCGAACATATTATTGCGCAAGAATCGGCTGAACTGGCCAAGTCCGGCAGCGACAAAACATACGGACCTTGGAGTTTTAAAGCCATGAAGCAGCTCGTCAAGTTGCGGCTCCgcgtcggcgacgacgacgaaaaactCATGCAAGACTACCGTCGTCTCCTCGAGTGCATTGCCCAGGGTGACGTTAGTCCCAACGCCGTAGAAAAGGGCATCAACGGGATGCTGGAACGC ATCGCACTCGCGGTATACGACGCTACCCTTCAGGTCTTTCATCCACAAACGGGAAACACCATCAACGAACGGCTGTGGTTCAAAACAAATCTCAAATACGGACAACTACTGTACGAAATGAATGAAGCGAACAAACTGGAACAGGTTTTGAGAGATCTGCAAACGAACATGCCGCCCGAAGACTCGGGTTCCGCCTCGAGCAGTACACAGTCTATGGAGATTTACGCACTACAAATACAACTATACAGTCGCCAAAAAGATCACAAACGGTTACGTGAAACCTTCCAGAAGGCCATGGCCGTTCGGGGCGGTATTCCACATCCCCGGACCATTGCCTTGATTCAAGAACTCGGCGGCAAAACGCACATGGCTTCGCGGGAGTACAACCAGGCCGAAAAGACCTTCTTCCAAGCTTTCAAATCGTACGACGAAGCCGGCGATCCGTCGCGGCTACGCTGTCTTAAGTATCTCGTACTCGCGAGTATGCTCCACGCGTCCGCGATCAATCCCTTCGATTCCCAGGAAGCCCGTCCCTACCGAGACGACCCCGAGATTGTCGCCATGACCAATCTCGTTCAAGCCTTCCATGCCAACGATATTGCTAAATTCGAGCGCGTCCTGCGGCAGAATCGTCGCACGCTCCACGATGAATTTATCAACGAACATGTGCAGGATTTATTGCGCACCATCCGCACGCAGGTGCTCGAGCGTATGGTCCGACCCTACCGACGCATTTCGCTCCACGCTCTGGCGGAGCAACTTAACCATATTGAAATTTCGCAGGTAGAATCACTCTTGACGTCCCTCATTCTCAATGGTACCTTGCAGGGTAAAATCGATCGGGTGGATATGGTGTTG